The genomic interval TGAGAGTCCTTGAGATATCATAGCACTTTGATTATAGCCTCTTTGAATTTGTCGTTTTGGATGGAGTGGAACGGGAATAATCAAATCGACGGATCTATAAGGTTCAAAATCTCTTAAAAGCATTCCATAAAATGCACCTAAGCGCAAACCAATATCAGCACGATTTTTATATTTAAGCAATTGAATGGCTTGTTGAAATCTACCACCTTTGATGTAATAATATAATGCTGCACCAGATTCCAGTTCAGTTCTACCCATAAAATGAGCAGTAAATTCATTTTCTTTATGCTTATACATTCCAGTAGGATGCAATTGGTATTGACAATCCATACAATACAATTCTGTGGCAGAATGGGTGCGATGACCACAAACGATGCAAAGTACAGGATAGAATATATCTAAAATTCGCTCCCAATAAAAAAGCAAGTCCTTCCGGAGTTTAAAGGTGTCCATAGTTGTTCTCCCAACAAAAATAAAGAAGTTGTGGAATTTTACCAGGAATTTATGTGAGTTGGTGAGAAAGCGCAGTTATTTTTTAAGACAAAAAAAAATCCCGGCCAAAATTGACCGGGACCTTCAAACAAAACGAAAAACCAACTTTATAGAAAGCTACAAATGGCTACTATACAATTTATATCATTTTTTTAATTTTGACGGGTATCTCTTTAGGTTGACCATCTCGGATGATCTTGGTGTAAAGTGTCTCGCCAATCTTGGTCAAAGCTACAACTTTTTGTAAATCCTCCACAGTTTTTATCGGTTTATTATTTATTTCTATGATAATATCATTAGGTAATAATCCGGCAAATTTTGCAGACCCTTTGTCTTCAAGTTCTGTAATTAGAACGCCATTATTTATATTTAAGTTCATTTCTTTCTTTAATTCTTCATCAACATTTACAACCCCTACTCCAAACCGTCCTCTATCAAATGAACCATGATCAATTAATTCCTGAATTATTTTACGCATCAGATTTGAAGGAATTGCAAAAGAATATCCGGCATAATATCCTGTTTTTGAAGCAATCGCTGAGTTAATGCCTACCAATCTACCCATGACATCTACCAAAGCGCCTCCACTATTGCCTGGATTGACTGCAGCGTCTGTTTGAAGATATTCTTCAATACCCTGTATTGGACGATTATTTTGCATTCCATATGGATTATAATATTCACTATCTTCTTGATTATCAAGTAAATTTAAATCACGTCCTTTTGCACTTATAATACCTGCGGTAACAGTTGATGTTAAATATCCAAATGGATTTCCAACTGCCAATACCCATTCACCTACTTTGATCGCATCGGAATTTGCAAGCGGAAGTACCAGTAAATTGCTTGCTTCAATTTTTAATACCGCTAAATCTGTTCTTGGGTCAGTACCAATTTTTTTTGCTTTAAATTTTCTGCCATCTTTCAAAATAACTTCTACATCGTCTGCAAATTCAACCACATGATTATTTGTAACGATATATCCATCATTAGAATAAATAACACCACTACCGCTCCCTTTTTTCTGTTGTTGGTAAGGATTTAAAAATCCAAAACCTCGAAGTTCAAATTCCCTAAAAAAAGGATGATTTCCAAAAGGGTTGTTTTCCTCCATTTTTTGCCTTGCCAGCTTTTCACTTTCCTGAGCGTTAATCTGGACCACTACATTGAGTGCTTTTTCAGCGGCAATTGAAAAATCTGGACCTACAGTAACAGGAATTGCTTCATTAACTTGATGTGTATAACTGCGATCGGAGATGGAATGGGTCGTATTGGAATGATACCATAAAAAACTTCCCAAAACCAAAGCTCCTCCTGCAATACCCGGAAGTAAATTAGAGATGAAATTTTTCATAGATTTTTTATTTTAGATAACAAATTTAAAACGGCTTGTTCGAACTTAGAATGCAATCAAATTTGAGTTTAACATGGATTTAACTATTGCGGTTGAAT from Saprospiraceae bacterium carries:
- a CDS encoding ComF family protein, with amino-acid sequence MDTFKLRKDLLFYWERILDIFYPVLCIVCGHRTHSATELYCMDCQYQLHPTGMYKHKENEFTAHFMGRTELESGAALYYYIKGGRFQQAIQLLKYKNRADIGLRLGAFYGMLLRDFEPYRSVDLIIPVPLHPKRQIQRGYNQSAMISQGLSSSMHIPWKENILTRKKETFTQTEKNRQERLRNMQSVFELNKAAEIQGKHILLVDDILTTGATLEACASVLKKAKSVKISMATLAIAT
- a CDS encoding trypsin-like peptidase domain-containing protein, whose product is MKNFISNLLPGIAGGALVLGSFLWYHSNTTHSISDRSYTHQVNEAIPVTVGPDFSIAAEKALNVVVQINAQESEKLARQKMEENNPFGNHPFFREFELRGFGFLNPYQQQKKGSGSGVIYSNDGYIVTNNHVVEFADDVEVILKDGRKFKAKKIGTDPRTDLAVLKIEASNLLVLPLANSDAIKVGEWVLAVGNPFGYLTSTVTAGIISAKGRDLNLLDNQEDSEYYNPYGMQNNRPIQGIEEYLQTDAAVNPGNSGGALVDVMGRLVGINSAIASKTGYYAGYSFAIPSNLMRKIIQELIDHGSFDRGRFGVGVVNVDEELKKEMNLNINNGVLITELEDKGSAKFAGLLPNDIIIEINNKPIKTVEDLQKVVALTKIGETLYTKIIRDGQPKEIPVKIKKMI